In Thermoanaerobacter uzonensis DSM 18761, the genomic stretch AAAAAAAGAAAATTCTCAAAGAAATCTGTTTTAACCAACAAAAAGTAGAAGATGCCCCTGCTGTAATTGTCTTAATGGCAAATCCAAAAGCAGCTTTTGAACATATAGACAGAGTTTTAGACAGTTCTGTAGAACTGGGGTATATGCCAAAAGAAAGGAGAGAATCAGCAAAAGAAAGGGTCCTTGAAGTGTGGAAAGATATGGAGCAAGCTAAAAGAAAGTCCATAAGAGATACTGCACTTTTTGCAATGAATATAATGATAGTTGCAAGAGTTTATGGCCTTGAAACCCATCCCATGGATGGTTTTAATGAAGAGAAGATGAAGGAGTTTTTAGGGATAGATGTAGAAA encodes the following:
- a CDS encoding nitroreductase family protein, coding for MKECQKLITERRSITFFDTTKEISYDLIKEVLEVAATAPSANNLQPWEVKVIKDKEKKKILKEICFNQQKVEDAPAVIVLMANPKAAFEHIDRVLDSSVELGYMPKERRESAKERVLEVWKDMEQAKRKSIRDTALFAMNIMIVARVYGLETHPMDGFNEEKMKEFLGIDVEKMVPMIIAIGYKDPEKDLLPRAYRFKFEEFGEII